A stretch of Cytophagales bacterium DNA encodes these proteins:
- a CDS encoding sulfotransferase — MYPDVIYIGAPRAGSTWIWENLSQHPDTWTLPYKSVEYLNDKASLRRRKNFKINKEEIFKSKSLKSHLWDLHYFFYPFTNDHWYQRLFKSGTDKIKIDIAPSCIRRSPERIISIHNRMPNARLLLALRNPVERTWSHAMQHFIRNKKRKLEDISHDELMIFFEQPNQYKNGCYAEILERWESTYPSDQIYVYFFEDILTRPDWLLQEICAFLGLEHKPEYFDHTLRKAGNYTGVREISEDVESYLYKKFEEPIRTAQQRFKGYTDQWLINLENRTK; from the coding sequence ATGTATCCTGATGTCATTTACATTGGAGCTCCCAGAGCTGGTTCCACCTGGATTTGGGAAAACTTATCTCAACATCCTGACACCTGGACACTCCCCTATAAGTCGGTGGAATATCTTAATGATAAAGCAAGTCTCAGGCGCAGAAAAAATTTTAAAATAAACAAAGAAGAAATTTTCAAAAGCAAGAGCCTCAAATCACATCTTTGGGATCTGCACTATTTCTTTTATCCATTCACAAACGATCACTGGTATCAACGCTTATTCAAATCAGGTACTGATAAAATTAAAATAGACATAGCACCTTCCTGTATCAGGCGGTCGCCAGAAAGAATTATATCCATTCACAATCGCATGCCTAACGCCAGGTTATTACTTGCACTACGCAACCCTGTTGAGCGAACCTGGTCTCATGCCATGCAGCACTTTATCAGAAACAAGAAGCGGAAATTAGAGGATATCAGCCATGATGAATTGATGATCTTTTTTGAGCAACCCAATCAGTACAAGAATGGATGCTATGCCGAGATACTCGAAAGGTGGGAAAGCACTTATCCTTCAGATCAGATTTATGTGTACTTTTTTGAAGATATTTTGACAAGACCGGATTGGTTACTTCAGGAGATTTGTGCCTTCCTGGGGCTTGAGCATAAACCAGAATACTTTGACCATACACTCCGAAAAGCTGGAAATTACACAGGTGTTAGAGAGATTTCGGAGGACGTTGAAAGCTATTTGTATAAAAAGTTTGAAGAACCTATTCGTACAGCGCAGCAACGTTTTAAAGGTTATACAGATCAATGGCTAATCAACTTGGAGAACCGAACAAAATA
- a CDS encoding CRTAC1 family protein: MPTSIVGETLTLLWSDLDNDGWVDLIETNDFAPPDVFYMNNKGVYDHPVSNTEKKFETSTKTTMSVISADLDNDLSPEIYIGEIALMGLASDEFLEVDKDAIQICAELASETDRQACLNYLKLLTMDRAMKWQRKAQEIESRSNMEFLVFLNNMRRNNLTCDDIPKEWSFLKRHCERVFNSDYNTPEKADIKEAIPSPGLGENVLLVNDGNNRYQNKASDWGIATGGYTWNAKFADLNADEYQDLYIVNGSHVHRTRQSNFFYINEGGNRFQNQISEYEALNSFLATQTYTYTDIDNDGDQDIITLPVIGPAQAHFNEMKKGNVIAFELRDQMGNRYGIGSKITIHYGDSSDRHQVRELLASGGHLSYDPYIAYFGLGNYKEVKKVTIQWSTGEETQMTGPFHSGARYEVRRSDELLN, from the coding sequence TTGCCTACGAGTATTGTGGGCGAAACCCTTACCCTACTTTGGTCGGACCTTGATAATGATGGTTGGGTAGATTTGATAGAAACGAATGATTTTGCTCCACCAGATGTATTCTACATGAACAATAAAGGTGTTTACGATCACCCTGTAAGCAATACTGAAAAGAAGTTTGAGACCTCTACCAAAACGACCATGTCAGTCATTTCGGCAGATCTGGACAATGATCTGTCCCCTGAGATCTATATTGGTGAAATTGCTTTGATGGGGCTGGCATCAGATGAATTTCTGGAAGTTGATAAGGATGCCATACAAATCTGTGCGGAACTTGCAAGTGAAACCGATCGGCAAGCATGCCTCAATTATCTAAAGCTATTGACCATGGATAGAGCCATGAAATGGCAAAGAAAGGCACAGGAAATTGAGAGTCGGTCGAATATGGAGTTTCTCGTCTTTTTAAATAATATGAGAAGGAATAATCTTACTTGCGATGATATCCCAAAAGAATGGAGTTTTCTGAAGAGGCATTGCGAACGTGTTTTTAACAGTGATTATAACACGCCGGAAAAAGCAGACATCAAAGAGGCAATTCCTTCACCCGGATTAGGTGAAAATGTGTTACTGGTGAATGACGGCAACAATCGATATCAGAACAAGGCTTCGGATTGGGGAATTGCGACAGGAGGCTATACCTGGAATGCCAAATTTGCGGATTTGAATGCGGATGAGTATCAGGACCTTTACATCGTGAATGGCAGTCATGTCCATCGTACTCGACAAAGTAACTTCTTCTATATTAATGAAGGGGGCAATCGTTTTCAAAATCAAATAAGCGAATATGAAGCTTTGAATTCGTTTCTCGCGACTCAAACGTATACTTATACTGACATAGACAATGATGGTGATCAGGATATTATAACGCTACCGGTAATTGGCCCCGCACAAGCACATTTCAATGAGATGAAAAAGGGAAATGTCATTGCTTTTGAACTTCGTGATCAAATGGGGAATAGGTATGGCATTGGCAGCAAAATCACGATCCATTATGGAGATAGTAGTGATCGACATCAGGTCAGAGAACTATTGGCCAGTGGAGGGCATCTTTCTTATGATCCTTACATTGCTTACTTTGGTTTGGGCAACTACAAAGAAGTTAAGAAAGTCACCATTCAGTGGTCCACAGGCGAAGAAACGCAAATGACCGGACCATTCCATTCGGGTGCCAGGTACGAGGTGAGGAGAAGTGATGAATTATTAAACTAA